In Ostrea edulis chromosome 6, xbOstEdul1.1, whole genome shotgun sequence, a single window of DNA contains:
- the LOC125683037 gene encoding uncharacterized protein LOC125683037 gives MTSTVWPIESWSVCKCTIRTNNDTEGWHTRMNVDMTQGLVNVNFYLFLLRKEADLLLLHKKLVSEGKLSRYQRKSAKKIHAKIAIVWGKYEEERLSTESLLKKLGRVYSPS, from the exons ATGACAAGCACCGTGTGGCCCATTGAGTCCTGGTCCGTATGTAAGTGTACTATCCGGACCAACAACGATACAGAGGGGTGGCATACCCGGATGAATGTTGACATGACACAG GGGCTCGTCAACGTCAACTTTTACTTGTTCCTTCTTAGGAAGGAAGCCGATCTGCTCCTTCTGCACAAAAAGCTCGTCAGCGAGGGGAAACTGTCAAGGTATCAACGGAAGTCCGCCAAGAAG ATTCACGCCAAGATCGCCATAGTATGGGGGAAGTATGAAGAAGAACGCTTGTCCACGGAATCCCTTCTGAAAAAGCTCGGCCGTGTGTATTCCCCAAGTTAA
- the LOC125647056 gene encoding uncharacterized protein LOC125647056 — MTDFNNIGYSEQNITSSFITRANTRRKPGNVAQRKGAQLDAKLCIFCNENHSPVNCSLDHNRNLEKIKMDKLCFNCLGRHKVADCKSNKTCKRCNWRHHTSICTRQEDAVERPVQQLKAKVSTPSSSIVCLHSTSSRSSQVLLKTAVAEVQSRNGTECQANIMFDEGSQRSFINQKLAYELQLEVIGKEVLNVAGFGSKKTEVRHLDRVQLTIIGEGNQYIPIDVLVVPQISVPIQTHLAEIKQLPHLRHLKLAHASPSDQPFEIEILIGADYYWDFIMNHVVRDDEDNINVAQFWEVEDLPNKVNEETSDKILKYQNENITYTEGRYTARLPWKDDHLELPTNMNIAKQRLKGVVRRLTKEPGMIELYDNIIKEHEKKGFIEEVKEIETNQQVHYIPHHPVKKDSPTTPIRIVFDCSCKESKEVASLNDCLETNAPQLNDLTTLLINFRMKQYAISTDIEKAFLQVGLEEKDRDYTRFFWLRNYKDQNSEIIPYRFKVVLFGATCSPFILNATLLKLFAENPSSTTMELKRSLYVDNVLTSFNDEDTLLSFYRKSRELLNKGGFNLRT, encoded by the exons ATGACTGACTTCAACAATATTGGTTACAGTGAACAAAATATAACTTCCAGCTTTATAACTAGAGCTAATACAAGGAGGAAGCCAGGAAACGTTGCACAGAGAAAGGGAGCCCAATTGGATGCGAAACTATGCATTTTCTGCAATGAAAACCACAGCCCAGTAAATTGTAGCCTGGACCACAACAGGAACCTGGAGAAAATCAAAATGGACAAGTTGTGTTTCAATTGTCTTGGCAGACACAAAGTGGCAGATTGCAAATCCAACAAAACATGCAAAAGGTGTAATTGGCGTCACCATACAAGTATATGTACACGACAGGAGGATGCAGTGGAAAGACCTGTGCAACAACTGAAGGCCAAAGTATCAACACCCTCATCTAGCATTGTATGTCTGCATTCTACCTCATCCAGATCTTCTCAAGTTCTTCTAAAGACAGCAGTGGCAGAGGTACAGTCCAGGAATGGAACAGAATGTCAAGCAAATATCATGTTTGATGAGGGATCACAACGATCATTTATCAACCAAAAATTAGCATATGAACTCCAGCTTGAGGTAATTGGAAAAGAAGTACTCAATGTTGCAGGATTTGGATCGAAGAAAACCGAAGTACGTCACCTTGACAGAGTACAACTGACTATCATCGGTGAAGGAAACCAGTACATACCAATAGATGTACTTGTCGTTCCACAAATTAGTGTTCCAATTCAAACCCACTTAGCAGAGATAAAACAACTACCACATCTACGTCATTTGAAGCTAGCACATGCCAGTCCAAGTGATCAACCATTTGAAATAGAAATACTTATTGGAGCAGATTACTACTGGGACTTCATCATGAACCATGTAGTACGTG ATGATGAAGACAATATCAACGTGGCTCAGTTCTGGGAAGTAGAAGATCTTCCAAACAAAGTGAATGAGGAGACAAGTGACAAAATCCTGAAAtaccaaaatgaaaatattacttACACAGAGGGGAGATACACTGCACGACTACCATGGAAAGATGATCACCTAGAACTCCCTACAAATATGAACATTGCAAAACAAAGACTCAAAGGTGTTGTACGTCGTTTAACGAAGGAACCAGGTATGATAGAACTTTATGATAATATCATCAAAGAACATGAAAAGAAAGGCTTCATAGAGGAAGTAAAGGAAATAGAAACAAATCAACAAGTCCATTACATACCACATCATCCAGTCAAGAAAGATTCACCCACTACTCCTATTAGGATAGTCTTTGACTGTAGTTGTAAGGAGTCTAAAGAAGTCGCGAGCCTCAATGACTGCCTAGAAACCAATGCCCCTCAGCTAAATGATCTGACAACTCTACTAATCAACTTTCGGATGAAACAGTATGCAATCTCAACAGATATAGAAAAAGCGTTCCTTCAAGTTGGTTTAGAAGAGAAAGATAGAGACTATACTAGATTTTTTTGGTTGAGAAATTACAAGGATCAAAACAGCGAAATCATCCCTTACAGATTTAAAGTAGTTCTTTTTGGAGCCACATGTTCACCCTTCATCCTAAATGCAACTTTGCTGAAATTATTTGCTGAGAACCCATCTTCAACAACAATGGAACTGAAAAGAAGTTTATATGTTGACAATGTTCTCACCAGCTTCAACGATGAAGATACTTTACTATCATTTTACAGAAAATCCAGGGAACTACTTAACAAGGGTGGTTTCAACCTGAGAACATAG
- the LOC125683036 gene encoding uncharacterized protein LOC125683036 — protein MQENVDLRKPDTSRPKTSNLVRMANCSRQNMRPEEPRSLDFEFAADFIRPGFYRDDTRVDDRRHILFATDEQLGTLSGAKSWFIDGTFKLVKKPFVQLLSIHACLESWGYVTGRYENTSVLYCVYLNSEVKL, from the exons ATGCAGGAAAATGTAGATCTTCGGAAGCCCGATACCAGTCGACCGAAGACCTCCAACCTGGTGAGGATGGCCAACTGTTCGAGGCAAAACATGCGCCCGGAGGAACCGAGGTCACTCGATTTTGAG TTTGCCGCCGACTTCATTAGGCCTGGATTCTACAGGGATGACACCAGAGTAGACGATCGTCGACATATCCTTTTCGCCACAGACGAACAGCTGGGCACCCTTTCAGGAGCTAAGAGCTGGTTTATCGACGGGACATTCAAGCTGGTTAAGAAGCCTTTTGTCCAGCTCCTATCTATCCATGCATGTCTAGAAAGTTGGGGTTATGTAACCGGAAGATATGAAAACACTTCTGTTCTGTACTGTGTTTATTTGAACTCTGAAGTAAAACTGTAG